In Brassica napus cultivar Da-Ae chromosome A3, Da-Ae, whole genome shotgun sequence, the sequence attaaattatatcccatataaaaatacataaaaatcttaattttgaaatttactttgaacatttttttgataaaaaatttgaaaaaatattgagaacttaattttttaaaatattataaattacttaaaccattaattaatctacagtgaaaattttgttatcactaatttagactttttactataacatatacaaatgataaaaaaaatatgagcaaaaagcatcatctaataaatattaatattaaaatatactatatatatgttactatcatttaaatttaattatatatcatatcaaatagaaaaaatattttttcgatttataaaatttatttatatgttcgcaccaatttaattatataagtagtagataataaatttttaattattcaatagatatttattatttcataatatgttataaacatataatatataaaataatttttatatataatgttcatcccgcgcaaggcgcgggtcttagcCTAGTATTGTGTTATATTGTATGCATTTCTTTTGACTTTGTTCAGTTTGTGGATTAAAAGCCGTATTAGTTTGAAGACattacaatattaaaattttacatattaaataATGAAACAATAACAAATCTTTGTAAAAAAATGGTTTAAAGAATGGTTGAGAAGCTTTCAAtaggatcagattcttcaagcATGGAAGCAGCTTGGAAGCAATCAGTGGCATCAGCTATACGTCCATCATGCTTATGAACCATTCCTAAGTAATACCAAGCTTTTCGGTTTGTCGGATCAATCCTCAATGCATCAGACAACAAGCTTCTCGCCACAGGAAGTGTTGGCTGATATTCTTTCCCTCTTTCACACAACAATGCTCCAACCGCTACTTTGCAAGGAACCGATGATTCGTCTAGTAATAAACCGTCCAAGAAAGCTGCTAATGCTGGTTTAAACTCCTTTCGTCCTtcccacattcgacctgatcaTACcaaagattcaaaccaaacatgAGAAAACTAAGAAATGGACTTTAAAGAGGTTTACTTAGTTCTTATTCTTGTTCTTGCCTTCTGTGTGCAGCATTGAAGCAGAGTATTGCTTCAGCTCGCCGGCTTTCTTCAGACAGACTTCTACATCGTTCCAATGCGAAAGACTTGAGTAAAGATAAGCTAAGCCATGCCACACTTCAAACTCATTCACTTTGTCTTCCTCCATCTGTTGTGTAAAAGGATTAAGAATAAAGtttatgatgatatcatcaacagAATAGGACATAACAGAGATTTTGTAACCTGTGAAATAGTTCTGAGAGGTCCAAAAGATTTCCTCTGAGCTTGAACCAACGCTAGAAGGTAACGGTAAGTCTCAACAGCTTCTGTCGGATTAGACTGAGAGATCTTCAGCTTTGCCTTAAGTCTCAACAAAGGTCCTTGATCCCACTTTGCAGTTTCATCCAAAGCAGCATCAGTCACAACCTCAGCTTCCGAAAACCGTTGCTGAGCAGACAAGACAAGCGCCAGAAACCTCCACCCTTTCAACACCGACCCTCCAGTTGCATCAATAAACTCTTTAGCATAACGTGACGCAGCTTTTAAGTTCCTTTGCTCAGCGTACTGAACACCTAACTCAAATATCAAGTCAGGATTGTTATGCTCAAAAGCTATAGCTCCATCTAATGCCTTTAATGACTCAGACTGAAGCCTAGATCTTTCGAAATCCGACGTGGGGACTTTGGCTTGCTTCCCTAAACAAAGTCCCAACATCCTCAAACCAACTCCCTTCAAATGCTCATCCATCCCTTGAGCATTCTTTACACCCCTCTCCGCGTAGCCCGCGCCTTCCGCAGCTAAAGAAGGCTCCTCGCTGCAAAGCTTAGCAGCTAGCAAAAGCGCCACGAGGTCATCAGGCTGCTCGTGCTTATGCAGAGACTTTCTAAGAAGGTTAACCGCCGCACTGGTTTGACCAGCTGCGCTATAACAAAGAGCTAAACTGTTCCAACGCTCAACGCGGGTGAACACACCAGGCATCACTTCTTCAAGCTGCTTGGCGACCACCGAGGTCTGACTACATAGAGATAACGCAAAGGTAATGTGTTCGATCACAGACGGATCCCATTTCGCTTTCCCGGAGTTGAACTTCTTGATGAGAATCATCAGAAGGAGAATGGCTTCTTCCAAGTTGTTTCTAGGTGTGTACGAG encodes:
- the LOC125574858 gene encoding protein NPG1-like yields the protein MLENQSKELSENREDEITRQLCANGLFMTTTEVEAKLDEGNIQEAESSLREGLSLNSEEARALLGRLEYQRGNLEGALRLFEGIDLQAEIQRLQASAPPPEKPVTKKNRPREPQQQPAPQHAASLVLEAIYLKAKSLQKLGRTTEAARECKSVLDSVEKIFQQGISDAQVDTRLQETVSHAVELLPALFKDSGDYQEAISAYRRALLSQWNLDNDSCARIQKDFAVFLLHSGVEASPPSLASQVEGSYTPRNNLEEAILLLMILIKKFNSGKAKWDPSVIEHITFALSLCSQTSVVAKQLEEVMPGVFTRVERWNSLALCYSAAGQTSAAVNLLRKSLHKHEQPDDLVALLLAAKLCSEEPSLAAEGAGYAERGVKNAQGMDEHLKGVGLRMLGLCLGKQAKVPTSDFERSRLQSESLKALDGAIAFEHNNPDLIFELGVQYAEQRNLKAASRYAKEFIDATGGSVLKGWRFLALVLSAQQRFSEAEVVTDAALDETAKWDQGPLLRLKAKLKISQSNPTEAVETYRYLLALVQAQRKSFGPLRTISQMEEDKVNEFEVWHGLAYLYSSLSHWNDVEVCLKKAGELKQYSASMLHTEGRMWEGRKEFKPALAAFLDGLLLDESSVPCKVAVGALLCERGKEYQPTLPVARSLLSDALRIDPTNRKAWYYLGMVHKHDGRIADATDCFQAASMLEESDPIESFSTIL